In Halapricum desulfuricans, a single window of DNA contains:
- a CDS encoding non-histone chromosomal MC1 family protein, producing the protein MAPDQDKRNFALRESDGTESSVFSGSTPRQAALKAARRLDPAPSEDAAQPTELRLREKGTKKIHIYDGWAWREGAPDDKPDWMPDEITKGNVSKQGVEHLDEI; encoded by the coding sequence ATGGCACCCGACCAAGACAAGCGAAACTTCGCACTCCGGGAATCGGACGGGACAGAATCCAGCGTCTTTTCAGGGAGCACCCCTCGCCAGGCCGCGCTGAAGGCCGCCCGGCGACTCGATCCCGCTCCCAGTGAAGATGCAGCCCAGCCCACGGAACTTCGACTCCGCGAGAAGGGCACGAAGAAAATCCACATCTATGACGGATGGGCCTGGCGAGAGGGGGCGCCCGATGACAAGCCCGACTGGATGCCCGACGAAATCACGAAGGGGAACGTCTCGAAGCAAGGCGTCGAACATCTCGACGAGATCTGA
- a CDS encoding alpha/beta fold hydrolase has product MGRVRTWLVHNRERLAVWVVVIALLVVAGLLLYFGTPFHGSDASVQSVQNDDRIDLQRVDGGYVMQPAGGGSTTGLVFYPGARVHPDAYLASLSPLVTDAEVTVVIVKVPLNLAVVDQNAASDVIGSHGVEQWYVGGHSLGGAMACRYAGANRERVAGVVLLGSYCDRSIAGTDLRVLSVTGDADTVLDRSAYERNRANLPADATVVELSGVNHTQFGSYTGQRGDRPSGTSYELAHRRLANVTVPWFEKGSESAPGPDHGVSRETDSHSIVSPASANTIRLRTP; this is encoded by the coding sequence ATGGGACGGGTTCGCACGTGGCTGGTTCACAATCGGGAGCGACTGGCCGTCTGGGTGGTCGTGATCGCCCTGCTGGTCGTCGCGGGGTTGCTGCTGTATTTCGGGACGCCGTTTCACGGCAGTGACGCGAGCGTCCAGTCCGTCCAGAACGACGATCGGATCGATCTTCAGCGAGTCGATGGCGGCTACGTCATGCAGCCCGCGGGCGGCGGATCGACCACAGGGCTCGTGTTCTATCCCGGCGCGCGCGTCCACCCGGACGCGTATCTGGCCTCGCTGTCACCGCTAGTCACGGACGCCGAGGTCACGGTCGTCATCGTAAAGGTGCCGCTGAATCTCGCGGTCGTCGATCAGAACGCCGCCTCGGACGTGATCGGGTCACACGGCGTCGAGCAGTGGTACGTCGGCGGTCATTCGCTGGGCGGGGCGATGGCCTGCCGATACGCGGGCGCGAACCGCGAGCGCGTCGCCGGCGTCGTCCTGCTGGGGTCCTACTGTGACCGATCGATCGCCGGAACCGACCTGCGGGTGCTGAGCGTCACGGGCGACGCGGATACGGTCCTCGACCGAAGCGCCTACGAACGGAACAGGGCGAATCTGCCGGCCGACGCCACGGTCGTCGAACTGTCGGGCGTGAATCACACGCAGTTCGGGAGTTACACCGGCCAGCGTGGCGACCGGCCATCGGGGACGTCCTACGAGCTCGCCCACAGACGACTGGCGAACGTGACGGTGCCGTGGTTCGAGAAGGGGAGCGAATCGGCGCCGGGTCCGGATCACGGCGTAAGCCGGGAGACCGACAGCCACTCGATCGTCTCGCCGGCGAGCGCGAACACCATTCGCTTGCGGACGCCGTGA
- a CDS encoding HAD family hydrolase: MPAVLFDMDGVVIDSERYWPELESERLFPEVVPGQDVDPEEVMGMNYREIYDYLAENYEVAVDRDRHVELFDELAREIYGERASLMDGFDDLLSDLQARGIAVGLVTSSPPAWIDVVLERFGLTGRFDAVVSAENVPSGKPEPDVYRRALQELDAEPDVAVAVEDSTTGANAANAAGIRCLGYAGVHDGIDPEVVDAVVSGPERLRTALFEQFE; the protein is encoded by the coding sequence ATGCCCGCAGTGCTGTTCGACATGGACGGCGTCGTGATCGACTCCGAGCGATACTGGCCCGAACTCGAGTCCGAGCGACTCTTCCCCGAGGTTGTGCCGGGACAGGACGTCGACCCCGAGGAAGTCATGGGAATGAACTACCGGGAGATCTACGACTACCTCGCGGAGAACTACGAGGTCGCCGTCGACCGCGATCGACACGTCGAGCTGTTCGACGAACTCGCAAGAGAGATCTACGGCGAGCGCGCGAGTCTCATGGACGGGTTCGACGATCTGCTGTCTGATCTGCAGGCACGCGGGATCGCCGTCGGTCTGGTGACCTCGTCACCGCCGGCGTGGATCGATGTCGTGCTCGAGCGATTCGGCCTGACCGGGCGCTTCGACGCGGTCGTCAGCGCCGAGAACGTCCCAAGCGGCAAGCCCGAACCGGACGTCTACCGGCGAGCGCTACAGGAGCTCGATGCGGAACCCGACGTGGCCGTCGCCGTCGAGGACTCGACGACGGGCGCGAACGCGGCGAACGCAGCCGGGATCCGGTGTCTCGGATACGCCGGTGTCCACGACGGGATCGACCCGGAGGTCGTCGACGCCGTCGTGTCCGGTCCCGAACGGTTGCGCACAGCGCTGTTCGAGCAGTTCGAGTAG
- a CDS encoding quinone-dependent dihydroorotate dehydrogenase, with protein sequence MSLYERLRPLLFRLPPETAHSIAHTGMAMAERTPLPGVLQRGFAVEDERLQVEAFGQQFPNPVGVAAGFDKNGQVPKTLHGLGFGHVEVGGVTPEPQSGNSRPRVFRLVEDEGLINRMGLNNEGADVVGRRLRSTDAGFPLGVNLAKNETTPPEDAPSDYRDTYERVAEGGDFFVVNVSCPNSEGFRDLQNRETLEGILGELRDAGANPLLVKLSPDLPEPALEETIELVEAYDLEGVIATNTSTERPETLEGPSRAEEGGLSGKPIEETATETVRFVARRTDVPVIGVGGVFTAADAYRKIRAGASMVQLYTAFVFRGPTVARDINRGLATLLERDGFDSVEDAVGVDLEE encoded by the coding sequence ATGAGCCTCTACGAGCGCCTCCGGCCGCTGTTGTTCCGGCTCCCGCCCGAAACCGCCCACTCGATTGCGCATACGGGAATGGCGATGGCCGAGCGAACGCCACTGCCCGGAGTGCTACAGCGAGGGTTCGCGGTCGAGGACGAACGGTTGCAGGTCGAGGCGTTCGGCCAGCAGTTCCCGAACCCGGTCGGTGTGGCAGCCGGCTTCGACAAAAACGGACAGGTGCCGAAGACGTTGCACGGCCTGGGGTTCGGGCACGTCGAGGTCGGCGGCGTGACCCCCGAGCCGCAGTCGGGCAATTCCCGTCCACGGGTGTTCCGGCTGGTCGAGGACGAGGGGTTGATCAACCGGATGGGACTGAACAACGAGGGTGCCGACGTCGTCGGCCGACGGCTCCGATCGACGGACGCGGGGTTCCCCCTCGGCGTGAACCTCGCGAAAAACGAGACGACGCCCCCCGAAGACGCGCCATCCGATTACCGGGACACCTACGAACGGGTCGCCGAAGGCGGGGACTTCTTCGTCGTGAACGTCTCCTGTCCCAACTCGGAGGGGTTCCGGGACCTCCAGAACCGGGAAACCCTGGAAGGGATCCTGGGTGAACTCCGGGACGCGGGAGCGAACCCTCTGCTGGTGAAGCTCTCGCCGGACCTGCCCGAGCCCGCACTGGAGGAGACGATCGAACTCGTCGAGGCGTACGATCTGGAGGGCGTAATTGCGACGAACACTTCCACGGAGCGACCGGAGACGCTCGAGGGCCCGAGTCGCGCCGAAGAGGGAGGACTCTCGGGCAAGCCGATTGAGGAGACCGCGACGGAGACGGTCCGATTCGTCGCCCGGCGGACGGACGTGCCGGTGATCGGGGTCGGCGGCGTGTTCACCGCCGCGGACGCCTACCGGAAGATCCGCGCGGGTGCGAGCATGGTCCAGCTATACACGGCCTTTGTTTTCCGTGGGCCGACCGTCGCCCGGGATATCAACCGTGGGCTGGCGACGCTGCTGGAGCGCGACGGCTTCGACAGCGTCGAGGACGCCGTCGGCGTCGACCTGGAGGAGTAA
- the endA gene encoding tRNA-intron lyase — protein sequence MELTLDGSTVRGGRQARERFHDARGYGRVVDGDLELAPVEAAHLLYRGDVETVRDAGSGDRLDFRALLSSDVVSEIDVLVYKDLRDRGFYLSPTDEPNADFLVYPRGKGPWDDEIAHRIRAISERTALSARTLGETVLAVVDEESSIAYLETGRPDVRGTTDADLPRGVPAELLDDRVFVWEPPAVLYERGFYGQPLDDGGPLQLSLLEAAALARRGVLALPADEIVERGRTVEGERFDRRLAVYRALRDRNVVPKTGYKFGADFRTYADIEHVEELGHSELLVRVLPADHAFAPRDLALDVRLAHGVRKRMVFALAGETIEWLSVSRLTP from the coding sequence ATGGAACTCACGCTCGACGGATCGACCGTTCGCGGCGGTCGGCAGGCACGCGAGCGGTTTCACGACGCTCGCGGGTACGGGCGCGTCGTCGACGGCGATCTGGAACTGGCTCCCGTCGAAGCCGCGCACCTCCTCTATCGCGGCGACGTCGAGACGGTCCGGGACGCCGGTTCGGGTGACCGGCTGGACTTCCGAGCGCTGCTATCCTCGGACGTCGTCTCGGAGATCGACGTGCTCGTCTACAAGGACCTGCGCGATCGCGGCTTCTACCTCTCACCGACCGACGAGCCGAACGCCGACTTCCTCGTCTATCCCCGGGGCAAGGGCCCGTGGGACGACGAGATCGCCCACCGTATTCGGGCGATTAGCGAGCGGACTGCGCTGTCGGCCCGCACGCTCGGGGAGACGGTCCTCGCCGTCGTCGACGAGGAGTCCTCGATCGCGTATCTCGAAACCGGCCGTCCCGACGTTCGAGGAACGACCGACGCTGACCTCCCGCGCGGGGTCCCGGCCGAACTGCTCGACGACCGCGTGTTCGTCTGGGAGCCGCCGGCGGTCCTGTACGAGCGCGGCTTCTACGGACAGCCGCTGGACGACGGCGGGCCACTGCAACTGTCGCTGCTCGAAGCCGCCGCGCTCGCTCGCCGTGGCGTGCTGGCGCTTCCGGCAGACGAGATCGTCGAGCGCGGCCGGACAGTCGAGGGAGAGCGCTTCGACCGACGGCTGGCGGTCTACCGTGCGCTTCGCGACCGGAACGTAGTGCCCAAGACCGGCTACAAGTTCGGTGCCGACTTCCGGACCTATGCCGACATCGAGCACGTCGAGGAACTCGGCCACTCCGAGCTGCTCGTTCGCGTCCTCCCGGCCGATCACGCCTTCGCTCCGCGGGACCTCGCGCTCGACGTCCGGCTGGCTCACGGCGTCCGCAAGCGAATGGTGTTCGCGCTCGCCGGCGAGACGATCGAGTGGCTGTCGGTCTCCCGGCTTACGCCGTGA
- a CDS encoding topoisomerase DNA-binding C4 zinc finger domain-containing protein, giving the protein MHDSIAVRAGECTSTFDGNRVRAHEQRGRMIVLVKPDNTVLVHDADGYQPVAWLTRAESVAVEGDRIEARDGNQRLRVEVHEEFARGRHPTSAAGRPVGDCPECSGTLVRTSDGVSCTGCSVQFGLPGDATVLDERCECGLPLMRVERGHVFEVCIDRECESLDATVKRAFDREWTCPNCGGDLRILRRGGLLAGCENYPDCDTGFAFPSGTVVGECACGLPLFETDGGRRCLDATCSAAELEPAGGS; this is encoded by the coding sequence ATGCACGATTCGATCGCGGTCAGAGCCGGGGAGTGTACGAGTACGTTCGACGGCAACCGGGTTCGCGCCCACGAACAGCGCGGCCGGATGATCGTTCTGGTCAAGCCCGACAACACAGTACTGGTCCACGACGCCGACGGGTACCAGCCGGTCGCGTGGCTCACCCGCGCGGAATCCGTCGCCGTCGAGGGCGACCGGATCGAGGCTCGCGACGGCAACCAGCGCCTCCGGGTCGAGGTCCACGAGGAGTTCGCCCGCGGTCGCCATCCCACGAGCGCCGCCGGACGACCGGTCGGGGACTGTCCCGAGTGTTCTGGAACGCTCGTGCGGACGTCCGACGGCGTCTCCTGTACCGGCTGCTCGGTCCAGTTCGGACTGCCCGGGGACGCGACCGTCCTCGACGAGCGCTGTGAGTGTGGGCTCCCCCTGATGCGCGTCGAGCGCGGCCACGTCTTCGAGGTCTGTATCGACCGGGAGTGCGAGTCGCTGGACGCGACAGTCAAGCGCGCGTTCGACCGCGAGTGGACCTGCCCGAACTGCGGTGGCGACCTCCGCATCCTGCGGCGGGGCGGGCTGCTCGCCGGCTGTGAGAACTATCCCGACTGCGACACCGGCTTCGCGTTCCCGTCCGGAACGGTCGTCGGCGAGTGCGCCTGCGGGCTCCCGCTGTTCGAAACTGACGGCGGGCGGCGCTGTCTGGACGCGACCTGTTCGGCTGCCGAACTCGAACCGGCGGGCGGGTCGTAG